The genomic segment ACGAGGTAAGTCATATAACCTCTACTATTACCTAACAAGATtcaatatcttattttgtaatatggCTTTCTATAAGTCACGACATTGTTATGTTAGGATATCGACTAGGTCAATCATGTAACCTCTATTGTTAGATAAGgaatatttcttgttttgtaatgtatctctattgaataaaaaaagtgttgcagttgatgttttattattttgtttatatgctTTTTAATCACTTTATTCGTTCTCTTATTTTTGTAATGCTATACGAAATTAGAATCATCACACACTTACAATCTTGGCATCTTGCtgaataaacaagaaaatgaatggTTGAAAATATACTGAAGTAAAGACCCCGACACTTGAATACTTGGACAATAGAAGAAACACATTAACAACAACgtctaagcaaaaaaaaaacacaaacctctctctctatgtACATAATAAAGTACACACATACACGAActatattcaaacttttttggTCGTATGCTGCTTTTTTACTGTAACCGGTTAAAAACTAGACTTCTTTACCGTTAATAACGGCCAAAGATGGAGAAGATTCACCGCTAACTCTGCTTGGTGCCGGAGTGTTCCTCCGCAATTGGCGTTTCGTTGGCACTATGATGACTTCATCCTCCAATTTCCCGACCACGTCACTGTCATCGTCGTCGTCACCGCCTTTGAAAACCGGATGAATATAAGCGTCTTGCAAGTAGCCTTTCAAGTTCAGATTCGGCTCTCTTGCTCTTTCCAATGTATCTTTCATCATAGCTTCCTATAAAACATCAACATTTTCCCATCTCCGGGCTTGTAACTTGcaatatatatgttacaaaGATAATAATGGAGATGTTTATCAGATACGTAGAAGAAACTGACCTCTAAAGGGTAACGGATAAAGGCGGGTTCATAACGGCCTTTACTGAAGCGGTGGAAACCAATAGTAATCACTGGAAGAGCAATGAGAAACGGTGCAGCTAAAGCGGCACGTTTTGTAGCCAACAAATCCATCAGAAGCAACTGAGATATAATCAATGCCGATATAACCCGTCCATGAACATCTGGCCAAAACGCAGCAGCGCTCTCGTACTCTTGGTTATACACATTTATTATctaagaataagaaaacaaaaagaacaaaatgttCAAGTTTGGCAGATTTGTTTAAATGATCCGAAGAAGAAACTAATATTTACCTGATGGCGGTACACGATGTAAGCAAGACCGAAGAAGACTAAGATATAATGAAGAAGCATTGGTGTCACGGGAGCGTAGACAAGACCAAGAAGGAAGTAAAGCTGTATCTAAGGCTCTCCCGTGTTGAAACCGATGCTTCCCGGGTCCATTGCTTCCTCTCtgtctttctctgttttcaccAAGAATGCGTTTTTGAGGTGGAATATAATGAGAGGTTTAAGCATGAGAATCTCTCCTGCAACTCCTGCCCAACCATCAatcattatatatgttataaagaATGTTGCTTTCATCGGTATCGCCATGCCAACTGTCTTAGCCTCTTAGGGATTCTGCTCACATTGAAAAAAGAAGAGTCctaagcaaaaagaaagaaagattaacagagggagagagagggagagaaggagTCACGTACTGATTTGGTGATTGATTGAGGAAAGAGTTGAGCTGCTCAAACGCAGCTCCAGCGATAACATTTGCAAGAAAGACATTCACTAAGTTAAAAATGTAATATCTTGACGCTGATCGTCTTTACAAGGATGAAATTGACGTAAAGCCTTCAAACTTGGACATGGTCATCAGTATGGATGGCAGAAAGATCAAGAAAAGCTTCAGCGCAATACCGGCTAGCAAACCTTGTATCACCGACTTAACGAACTTACTGTGAATACAAAAAGACAACCAACCGGGTCCAATGTTAGTTGAAAATGTTTCAGTGCATTATTCAAATGCAATactagagaagaaggagaactcACTCTTCAATAATGACTTCAATATACATCCCGCGAGCCTCACCAAAAATGCCCATTATAAGAGAACAAACAAACGAATGAAATAGTCTGATGGTATacagaagaagaacacaaaccttGATAGCGGAAAACATTAGGAACGCTAGAAATGCTTGGATTTCTCTGTCGAAGAGTCGATGTGAAGTGTAGGGTGCGGCGGAGCCGGTGAACTTCCGATGACGATGTCCGGAGCTGTTGCCGACCAGATTTACCTCTCTAACAACTGGTTCACCGGCGAGATTCCTCCGGCTATCATTTCCCTAATTTACAGACTCTGTTCTTAGATCGGAACCGATTCCGCGGCAGTATCCCGAGAGAGATCTTCGAATTGAAGCATCTATCGAAGATCAACACGATTGCGAACAACATCACCGGCGTTATCCCAGATTCAATCTCACGCTGCACTACTTTAATCTCCGTAGATCTCAGCCGTAACCGAATCAACGGAGAGATACCTAAAGAGATCAACAACGTGATTAACCTCGGTATACTTAATCTCTCCGGTAATCAACTAACCGGTTCAATCCCAACCGGAATCGGAAACATGTCAAGTCTAACAACGCTAGATCTCTCTTTCAACGATCTCTCCGGGAGAGTACCACTAAATGGTCAATTCATGGTGTTCAACGACACTTCCTTCGCCGGAAACACTTACCTCTGTTCTCGAGAGAGAAAGTGAATTAAATTAGTCGGAGAAGATGAATCAAATTAGAATGAATCAATCTGATGTTTTTTTCgtgtttctttctcttaaaaATCAAAGACAGTTTAAATGTAAGAGCATAAGATCTGAACAGCAAGAgcaaggtttttttttgccGACCAAATGTAATTATAAATGGCATAAAACGTAATAAAACATACAACTcaagtatataattaatttgaaaacttttatgtgttatttgaaTAAGTGGAAAATCTCgacgtgttagtctagtaataaacctacttttatgtaatattttaggTAATTTCCCTATAgatattcttattatataaagtttagaGTCATTTAACAGATCTACCATACCACATTATGAAACCTTACTTCACCATTCTACCACATCCTATAATTATTTTTGCCAAATACCACatacacaacataaaatatCTACACTAACCCTGAAataattcatttgatttttgaaaaaaaaaaataaacaaaaaatgaaattaacttTTTGCCAGTGTTGAGTCTTTTCAACTTTACGCTGCTTTTCGTTTCAAAACAGATGAACACTGAactttttcttactttctttgttAATAGACAAATACCCGCGCTATGTGCGCACTTATGAGTTACCGTTTTTAAACAATGTTGCTAttagtttgtttttatatatgtagatttttcttttttaatagtagaaatcttgaaaaatataatttgactttgattttttaaatacttCACATaggttttctcattttgtatttgaattattagatacatgcatgaacaactttgttttgagagatttaaatATTCTACAATTTTTGTCTAAAacgtcaaaaaaatatatatcaaataaaagcttGATCTATGgattcatattttgtaacaaagagttttttggttgaataaattttacattcattcaaaaaaaaaagcttaaatatttagatatattcataCTTAAGCTTCTCAGTTAAAgcttaacattttcttttatcaagaaTTGCAGCTTAGCTAACTCTTTattagatataattaagatagataTCTTCCTTTCAAGTtagctcttcaatttcttgaatataaccctagaatttgttttctaataagagtttaatttaattttctttttgacaacttctaaatattagaatatgggTACCAATATTCATgaatttattcaactatcttccatttgatagtgaacaaactataatcttcttcatctataaaaatttaattttttaggtacaaactttcatgaatttctctacaGTATTAACCAATATCTCGATCACTGCtgtaattttttaaactattgacaaaattataacgcgtaaatcatatatatatatatatatatatatatatacattcatggtttacgccaagaggaagaagtggctCTTTGATTCACTCCTGATGCCCTTTTCTCTATTGGTGATGCATCTAGGTTTTTCATCTTTTACACCGAACTCTACAGGTTTTTATTCTAGGCTAGCTTTTGTCTGGTTCCatctttcaaattaaattacagagttttctagggttttgtctCGGTCCTTATGTTCGTGTGGCtgtgtcttctcttcttattaaTTCGTTTACTTGGATTAATACAAATCCTCTGATTCTtattaatctctctctttttttcgtTTCAGTAACAATAGCTTGAAATTTGTAAGATATGGACAAAATCAGTGGATTCCCTGATGACTTGCTGGTGAAGATATTATCTTTTCTTCCAACAGATGTTGCTGTATCCACTAGCATTTTGTCTAAGCCTTGAGAGTCTCTTTGGATGTGGTTGCCTAGACTCGAATTGACTCTCCTTCGTCGGTTACAAAGCCTGGACTTGGGGATTTTATCTACAAGAATCTGCCATTACATAGAGCTCCCGTCATAGAACGTTTATGTCTTGACTTATATAATTATAGCCCAGATGTTAAACCTGAAGATATGAGACGGTGGATTGAAGTTGCAGTTTCTAACCATCTACGTGAGCTGGACATTTCTTATGGTATAAATagtgaaaacatatatattccCAAGTAGCTTGTTTATTTGCAAACCTTGAAACTCAAATGGGTGCCTCTCATGGCTAGTATCCCCTCtctcaaaactttgcaacttgaAACTATTTCGTTCGTAGATGCGAAATCTTTTCAACATCTTCTATCTGGTTGtcttgttcttgaagatctaTTGGTGCAATATCTTGACGATGAAGATTTAAGAGAGTTCACCATAATCGTCCCGTCTAGAGATGTTAAAAGTGGGTTAATACCCGATGGGTACCCGAAACCCATAAATAATGTAGAGTTTTAGGAcctgttttttaataaaaaaaaagtgtgtaaAAAATGGGCGGGTACCCGAAATATTATAGTCTTACATGGATTTACCCTATAATACTATGGGTACCCATcggttttttgtttcttaaaccTTTTTATTAAAACGATATTGTTTTATTCACATTAACCCTAGTCTAACTGCTTTCACTCGATTCCAACATCAAATCAGTTGTGTTCTTCGTTGTTTTCAATCTTCGGACGGAGTTTCTTTCGGTGGATGCTTCTTTCAACTGGTGAATTGGGTGGTTTGTTCATGGATTTCTTGTGACCCTCTCTTTGTTAACACCTGAAaagaccgacctttttttttaataataaataataaatataattatataataaatagactacaactagtggtcccatacaaACTAGCcgcctaaccacaatcacaaccaacagcggaataaccaatctcaatatccaataaatatccaataatataaccaataaatatagcatcaacaatatccaataatcaaatgacaggaaacatggaaccagcaacctagcaatgttctaatgacccaactctagcaacctagcaatgccagacaacatcaaaccgagtccctagaacatcctcctcttcattgccttgattccacgatcacactttgcctttacctgcaccacaaacacatattgcaatgcatgagtattttataaacactcagtaaggcaatcctcccatctactgggctatacacacaagcaatagagtatctcTAACCATCATACAACAATCAACagacaacaaataacaaaccaggactctgcatcgaccgacaccaacatgcatcgaccgacaccacatggggatgcatcaaccgacacagaagctgcatcgaccgatgcaagttacacttgcatcgaccgacacccaatctgcatcgaccgatgcatgctcgacataacacgaaaaccctagagttttacgtgCCGTCctcacacttgcatcgaccgacgcaagatatgcatcgaccgatgcaatgccgagcatcgtgttttccccgaagcttctcgccggatcttcgttcctgcaaccacaaaactcgatcccaagccacaagaaagcttcctaac from the Camelina sativa cultivar DH55 chromosome 12, Cs, whole genome shotgun sequence genome contains:
- the LOC104732870 gene encoding protein OSCA1-like; this encodes MLLHYILVFFGLAYIVYRHQIINVYNQEYESAAAFWPDVHGRVISALIISQLLLMDLLATKRAALAAPFLIALPVITIGFHRFSKGRYEPAFIRYPLEEAMMKDTLERAREPNLNLKGYLQDAYIHPVFKGGDDDDDSDVVGKLEDEVIIVPTKRQLRRNTPAPSRVSGESSPSLAVINGKEV